One genomic segment of Styela clava chromosome 3, kaStyClav1.hap1.2, whole genome shotgun sequence includes these proteins:
- the LOC120342921 gene encoding very-long-chain 3-oxoacyl-CoA reductase-A-like, with amino-acid sequence MAFSDVIIDSSFFYMFGIITVIALVFETVNKSYKFYVTHFLDSSVDFAKFGKWAIVTGSTDGIGKAIAHELAKRRINIFLISRNLEKLTKVAEEIERAYKVETKILVFDFTNFDHSPSSGDPYNVISEAIKDLDVGIMVNNVGMPIGSVDVFHKSEKPGEALSKTISNLIHCNASSRVKMMELVLPSMITRKIGLIINISSLSAGFAFPVLNTYAATKRFDDTLSVSLAQEYKKHGVIIQSVQPGFVQTNMTRPLGSSTNLIYPTVTTYVHHMMKTIGKSDCTNGYWAHTISLWLTTILPEDITGRALFKYFMKVGKRLKSRNTK; translated from the coding sequence ATGGCTTTTAGCGATGTTATAATTGATAGTTCATTTTTTTACATGTTCGGAATTATCACTGTGATTGCTCTGGTATTCGAAACTGTGAATAAATCGTACAAGTTTTACGTCACACACTTTTTAGATTCGTCCGTGGATTTTGCAAAATTTGGAAAATGGGCGATTGTTACAGGATCAACGGATGGCATTGGGAAAGCAATAGCACATGAGCTCGCAAAGCGGAGAATCAATATATTTCTCATCAgcagaaatttggaaaaattgacAAAGGTTGCAGAGGAAATTGAACGTGCTTACAAAGTTGAGACAAAGATATTAGTGTTCGACTTCACCAATTTCGATCATTCACCAAGTTCTGGTGATCCATATAACGTAATATCAGAAGCAATAAAAGATTTAGATGTAGGAATTATGGTTAATAACGTCGGAATGCCAATAGGTAGTGTAGATGTatttcataaatctgaaaaacCCGGCGAAGCTCTTTCAAAAACGATTTCTAATTTGATCCACTGCAACGCATCATCCAGAGTTAAAATGATGGAACTTGTTCTTCCCAGTATGATCACCAGAAAAATTGGTTTGATTATTAACATCTCTTCTTTGTCGGCTGGCTTTGCATTCCCCGTACTCAACACATACGCTGCAACAAAGCGTTTTGATGATACTTTATCAGTTTCTCTTGCGCAAGAATACAAAAAGCACGGCGTCATAATTCAAAGTGTTCAACCAGGATTTGTGCAAACCAATATGACGAGACCTTTAGGATCCTCCACCAATTTAATTTATCCGACGGTTACAACTTACGTCCATCATATGATGAAAACTATTGGAAAGTCTGATTGCACGAACGGATATTGGGCGCACACCATTTCGCTATGGTTAACCACGATACTACCAGAGGATATAACGGGGCGGGCTCTGTTCAAATACTTCATGAAGGTTGGGAAACGACTGAAATCTCGAAACACAAAGTAG
- the LOC120342318 gene encoding very-long-chain 3-oxoacyl-CoA reductase-A-like codes for MAFSDVIIHSSFFYMFGIITVIALIFETLNKSYKFYVTHFLDSSVDFAKFGKWAIVTGSTDGIGKAIAHELAKRRINIFLISRNLEKLTKVAEEIERAYKVETKILVFDFTNFDHSPGSGDPYNVISEAIKDLDVGIMVNNVGMPTGGVDVFHKSQKPGETLSKTISNLIHCNASSRVKMMELVLPSMIARKIGLIINISSMSAAFACPVLNTYAATKRFDDTLSVSLGQEYRKHGVIIQSIQPGFVQTNMTKPLGSSTNLIFPTATTYVHHMMKTIGKSDCTNGYWAHTISLWLTMLIPEDIPARAMFKNFMKIGKRLKS; via the coding sequence ATGGCTTTTAGCGATGTTATAATCCATAGTTCATTTTTTTACATGTTCGGAATCATCACTGTGATAGCTCTGATATTCGAAACCTTGAATAAATCGTACAAGTTTTACGTCACACACTTTTTAGATTCGTCCGTGGATTTTGCAAAATTTGGAAAATGGGCGATTGTTACAGGATCAACGGATGGAATTGGGAAAGCAATAGCACATGAGCTCGCAAAGCGGAGaatcaatatttttctcatCAGCAGGAATTTGGAAAAATTGACAAAGGTTGCAGAGGAAATTGAACGTGCTTACAAAGTTGAGACAAAGATATTAGTGTTCGACTTCACCAATTTTGATCATTCGCCAGGCTCTGGTGATCCATATAACGTAATATCAGAAGCAATAAAAGATTTAGATGTAGGAATTATGGTTAATAACGTCGGGATGCCTACAGGAGGTGTAGATGTATTTCATAAATCTCAAAAACCTGGCGAAactctttcaaaaacgatatctAATCTGATACACTGCAACGCATCATCCAGAGTTAAAATGATGGAACTTGTTCTTCCCAGTATGATCGCCCGAAAAATAGGTTTGATTATTAACATCTCTTCTATGTCGGCTGCTTTCGCATGTCCCGTACTCAACACATACGCTGCAACAAAGCGTTTTGATGATACTCTATCAGTTTCCCTTGGGCAAGAATACAGAAAGCATGGCGTCATAATTCAAAGTATTCAACCAGGCTTTGTACAAACCAATATGACGAAACCTTTGGGATCCTCCACCAATTTAATTTTTCCGACGGCGACAACTTACGTCCATCATATGATGAAAACTATTGGAAAGTCTGATTGCACGAACGGTTACTGGGCGCACACCATTTCGCTATGGTTAACCATGCTAATACCGGAGGATATACCGGCACGGGCAATGTTCAAAAATTTCATGAAGATTGGAAAACGACTGAAATCATAA